The genomic window CGCCCTCCACGCCGCCGCCGTACACGCCGCCCTCGAAGTAGCCGACGTCGTCGTAGAGCCGTTGCAGCGCCTCCGGGCGCAGCCGCGGGCTGACGAACACCAGGCCGCAGGACGGGCAGCGGACGACGCCGAAGGGCGTGAGGTCGTGCACGAGCCGGCCGGGGATGCCGCACAGGCAGCAGTCGACCGCCTCGGTGTCCTCGGGGGTCCACGTCGCCGGGGCAGAGGTTGCCGGGCCACTCACGCCGGTCAGCCTACGGAGCCGCCGGCGATCCCCCCGGTACCGGTCCGTGCTGCGCCGACCGGCGGGTCGGCGGCGCCCGAGGCGCCGTCGGCACGGGTCTCGCCGAGCTCGGGGTAGCGCTGCGCCAGCAGGGCGGTGATCCTGCGGCGGACGGCGGCCGAGACGAGCCCGGAGCCCTCGGGGCTGCCGTCGGTGCCGAGCAGCTCGCCCGGGACGACGACGTAGCGGTCCGGCGCGGCGTCGGCCCGGTCGAGGAAGGCCGCGCGCACCGCGTCGGCGTCGGCGTCGGCGGGACCTGCGGTGACGGGGGAGTCCACGACCACGGTGAGGTCGGGCAGCAGGCCGCGGGTGGCCCACAGCGACGTGCGGTAGATGCGGTCGGCGTCGAGGCCCTGCCCGGCGCCCTGGAAGGCGATCGAGGTGTCCACGTAGTGGTTGCACACGACGACCTCGCGCCGCTGCAGCGCCGGCCGGATCACCGTGGCCACGTGCTCGGCGCGGTCGGCCGCGGCGAGGAGCGCGGCGGTGTAGGCCGCCACCGGGTGGCCCTCGCCGTCGGTCACGCCGGCCGTCGGGTCCGGTGCCGGCGGGTAGAGCAGCGTGCGGACCTGCCGGCCGAGCGCGGTGTCGCTGGGCTCGTGCGTGGCCACCACCGGGCACCCGCACTCGCGCAGCACCTGGGCGAGGTCGGCGGTGTAGCGGCGCGTGAGGTCGCGGTCGGCGCCCTCGACGACGAGGAACAGCCCGGTGGTGCTGGCCGAGGCCGAGAGGATGTCCGAGCTGCCCCACAGCAGCCGGAACACGTCGCGGGCGCGCGTGCCCGGCCGCCCGCGCGGGACGACCTGGCGGACGGCGTAGGCGCTGACCAGCAGGGCGAGCGCGCCGCCGATCATCAGGGTCAGCCCGGGGCCGGTGAGGGTGAGCATGAGCTCGCCGACGCGCAGGTCGTGGGTGCCGAGCACGCCGGCCAGGCCCGGGCCGACGGCGACCGCCAGCAGCAGCACGATGCGCACCGAGGAGACGACGAAGGCGAACACCCGCCCGCGCAGCCGGTCCTCGACCTCGAAGCCGATGAGCGTGTAGCCGATGATCCAGGAGATCCCGGCGAACAGGCCGACGAGGAACGCCGCACCCGTGGCGAGCACGAAGTCCTGCAGCAGCGACATGGCCAGCAGCGCGATGCCGGCCAGCCCGATCGAGCGGGCGAACAGGGTGCGCCGCGGGATGGTGGGCAGGATCCGCGGCCCGACCAGCATGCCGAGGGCCAGCCCGGTGAACACGATGCCGAACACGACGCCGTAACCGGCCGCACCGGCGTCCAGCGTGGCGATGTAGAGCTGGGCGACGCCGATGATCAGCCCGCCCGCGCCGAACGCCCCGATGACGCCGACGTACAGGGCGCGCATCAGCGGCTGGCCGCGCAGGAACGAGACGCCCTCGGCGATGAGGGAGAACACGTTCGACGACGCCTGGCGGTCGGTCGGCGTCGGCGGGATGAGCCGGCGCGAGAGCAGCACGGTGGTGGCCGAGAGCGCGAAGGTCGCGGCGTTGAACAGCAGGGCGACGACGATCGCCGTCCGCGCGTCCCCGCTCTGGCCGCTGCCGGGGAACACCCGGGCGACGGTGGAGAGCAGCGCGAACAGCAGCGAGGCCACCGGGACCGCGCCGTAGACGCTGAACAGCGAGACCTGGTTGGCCACGGCCAGCCGCTCGCGCGGGACGATCGCCACCCAGATCGCCTGCTTGGCCGGGTTGGTGAACAGGCCCACGGCCTCGACGAGGAACTGGGCGACGTAGAGCCAGGTCAGCTCGTAGCTCAGCCCGATCGACAGGTACAGCCCGCAGGCCAGCAGGTCCCCGACGACGACGGTGGTGCGGCGGTCGAGGCGGTCGGCCAGGGCGCCGGCGACGGGGCCGAGGAGGAGGTCGGGCAGCAGCCTCGTGAGGATGACTCCGGAGATCGCCGCGCCCTGGACCCCGAGCGACTCGTCGCGGGTGAGCTGCTGGGCCAGCGCCGTGGTCGCCAGGAGGCCCAGCCAGTCGCCGAGGCTGGAGACGGCGATCGCCGCCCACATGCGCCGGAACACCGGGATGCGGACCAGGGCGAGCAGGGCGTTGTCCGACGCCCGGCCGCTGGCCGACGACCCGCCCGGGCGCACGCCGGGGGTCGCCGCCTGTCCGTCGCTCACAGTTCCCGCCGTCCGGTCGTCGCGGTCGTCCCGAGAAGGGTAGTGGCGCGCGGGGCCGCTCCGGCCCGTGCCGCACCCGGACGGGGGAGTTCCGGTCAGCCGCCCGGCCGCCGGCGCTGCAGCGTCAGGGACACCGGCGCCGGGCTGGCCGGGTGCGGGGCGACCAGGCCGAGGTCGAGCCGGGCCTCGGTCAGCCGGCGCAGCTCGCCGTAGGCGGCCGGGCCCAGCAGCGCGGTGAGCTCGGCCGCGTAGGTGGTGACCAGCGGCTCCGGGGACACGTGTGCCGCGGGGGAGCCGGTGCACCACCAGTGCAGGTCGGCGCCGCCCGGGCCCCAGCCGCGCCGGTCGAACTCGCCGATCGTGCTGACCAGCACCGTCGTCCCGTCGGGCCGCTCGACGTGCTCCTGCTCGCGCCGCACCGGCAGCTGCCAGCAGACGTCGGGCTTGGTGGTCAGCGGGTGCAGCTCCTCGCGCAGCGCCATTCGGTGCAGCGCGCAGCCGGTGCCGCCGGGGAAGCCGGGCCGGTTGAGGAAGACGCAGGCGCCGTCGACCAGGCGGGTGCGCAGCGAGCGCACACCGCCCTCGTCGTCGGCGGCGTCCTCCTCGGTCCAGGCGCCGCGGCCGACCGGCGCGAGCTGCCAGTCCTCGTCGGCGAGGTCGGCGACCGCGGCGGTGACCCGGGCGAGGTCGTCCTCGTCGGTGAAGAAGGCGCCGTGGCTGCAGCAGCCGTCGTCGGCCCGGCCCTCGACGACGCCGGCGCACCCGCGACCGAACACGCAGGTCCAGGCCGAGGCCAGCCAGGTCAGGTCGGCGCGGACGACGTGCCGCGGGTCGGCCGGGTCCGGGAACTCGATCCACTCGCGGGCGAAGTCGGGGTCGACCTCCGGGGGCACGTCCTGCACCGGCCCAGCCTAGAGAGAGGACCCCGTCCCCTCCGGCGTCGCTCCGCTCGGCGCGAGCCTCGGGAGGGGGCCAGGCAGACTGACCGCATGCGGCTCGGGGTGCTGGACGTCGGCTCGAACACCGTCCACCTGCTGGTGGTCGACGCCCACCGCGGCGGCCACCCGACCCCGACCTACGACGACCGGGCCGTCCTGCGGCTGGCCGAGCACGTCGGCAAGGACGACGTCCTGTCGAAGGCCGGCGAGAAGGCCCTGCTCAACGCCGTGGGCAAGGCGTGCAAGCGGGCCGAGGAGCAGGGCTGCGACGAGGTGCTCGCGCTGGTCACCTCCGCGATCCGCGAGGCGGTCAACGGCCTGGAGGTGCTCGACCGCGTCCGCGCGCAGACCGGCGTCGACCTGCAGGTGACCAGCGGCGAGGAGGAGGCGCGGCTGACCTTCCTCGCCGTGCGCCGGTGGTACGGGTGGAGCGCCGGCCGGCTGCTCGTCCTCGACATCGGCGGCGGCTCGCTGGAGCTGGCCAGCGGCGTGGACGAGGACCCCGAGGTCGCGTTGTCGGTGCCGCTCGGCGCCGGGCGGATGACGCGCCGCTTCCTCTCCGGGGCCGCCGAGGGCGGCAAGCCCGACCTCGCCAAGCTCGAGGCGCTGCAGGAGCACGCCGCCGACGTCCTCCGCCCGGCGGCGAGGAAGCTGCGGGCGGCCGGGACGCCGGACCTGGTCGCGGCGACGAGCAAGACGTTCCGCACCCTCGCCCGGCTGACCGGCGCGGCCCCCTACTCGGCCGGCCTGCGGGTCGACCGCAACCTCACCCTCGACGGACTCGGCCAGCTGATCGGCTTCGTGTCCCGCATCGAGTCCCGCGGCCTGGCGGAGCTGCGCGGCGTGTCGCCCGACCGCGCCCACCAGGTCCCGGCCGGCGCGGTGGTGGCGCAGGCCGCCATGCAGGCGCTGGAACTACCCTCCGTCAAGATCTGTCCGTGGGCGCTGCGCGAGGGCGTCATCCTGCGGCGACTGGACTCCTTGGGAGGCGCGTGATGGCACAGCCCCGCAGGGACCCCGATCCCGGGCCCGGACCGGAGACCGGCGGGCGGCCGCTGGCCGACATCCTGCGCGAGGCCGGCATCGAGGCCCCGCGCAGCGTGCGCCGGCGCCGCGGGGACACCGGCGACCTCCCGATCAAGCAGCGCAAGCGGGAGCCCGACACCGACGTCGAGCAGCCCAACCCCGGGCGCCGGGCCAGCGACACCGGCCGGGTGTCGGAGACCGGCCGGTTCGCCCGCGACACGGGGCGGGTCGCCGACACCGGCCGCCAGGCCCGCGACCGCGGGCTCGAGGAGGCCCGGGACACCGGCCGCGTCGCGGGGGCGCCGGCCGGTGCGACCCGCGGGCCGGACGGGCCGTCGACGGCGGCCATCCCGGGGATCCGGCCCTCCCGCAAGCCCGGCGTCCCGGGCGCCGCGCCCGCCACCGGACCGATCCCGGTGACCCGTCCCGGGGAGACCGAGGTGCTCGACGAGCCGCTCGGCGCCCGGGAGGGGGCGCTGGCCTGGCTGCGCTTCGCCGGCGAGCTCGTCCTGGCGCTGGCCGCCGGGGTGGGCATCTACTTCCTGGCCACCGTCGTCTGGGAGCAGCTGCCGCAGGTCGCGGTGGTCCTCGCCCCGCTGGCGGTCACCGGCCTGGTGGCCGGCGTCGGGGCCTGGCGGCAGCGCACCGGCCGCGAGCCCACGGGCCTGCGGCTGGTCGCCGTCCTCGTGTTCGCCGGGACGCTGCTCACCATCGCCCC from Geodermatophilus normandii includes these protein-coding regions:
- a CDS encoding bifunctional MFS transporter/dTMP kinase, encoding MSDGQAATPGVRPGGSSASGRASDNALLALVRIPVFRRMWAAIAVSSLGDWLGLLATTALAQQLTRDESLGVQGAAISGVILTRLLPDLLLGPVAGALADRLDRRTTVVVGDLLACGLYLSIGLSYELTWLYVAQFLVEAVGLFTNPAKQAIWVAIVPRERLAVANQVSLFSVYGAVPVASLLFALLSTVARVFPGSGQSGDARTAIVVALLFNAATFALSATTVLLSRRLIPPTPTDRQASSNVFSLIAEGVSFLRGQPLMRALYVGVIGAFGAGGLIIGVAQLYIATLDAGAAGYGVVFGIVFTGLALGMLVGPRILPTIPRRTLFARSIGLAGIALLAMSLLQDFVLATGAAFLVGLFAGISWIIGYTLIGFEVEDRLRGRVFAFVVSSVRIVLLLAVAVGPGLAGVLGTHDLRVGELMLTLTGPGLTLMIGGALALLVSAYAVRQVVPRGRPGTRARDVFRLLWGSSDILSASASTTGLFLVVEGADRDLTRRYTADLAQVLRECGCPVVATHEPSDTALGRQVRTLLYPPAPDPTAGVTDGEGHPVAAYTAALLAAADRAEHVATVIRPALQRREVVVCNHYVDTSIAFQGAGQGLDADRIYRTSLWATRGLLPDLTVVVDSPVTAGPADADADAVRAAFLDRADAAPDRYVVVPGELLGTDGSPEGSGLVSAAVRRRITALLAQRYPELGETRADGASGAADPPVGAARTGTGGIAGGSVG
- a CDS encoding Ppx/GppA phosphatase family protein, with amino-acid sequence MRLGVLDVGSNTVHLLVVDAHRGGHPTPTYDDRAVLRLAEHVGKDDVLSKAGEKALLNAVGKACKRAEEQGCDEVLALVTSAIREAVNGLEVLDRVRAQTGVDLQVTSGEEEARLTFLAVRRWYGWSAGRLLVLDIGGGSLELASGVDEDPEVALSVPLGAGRMTRRFLSGAAEGGKPDLAKLEALQEHAADVLRPAARKLRAAGTPDLVAATSKTFRTLARLTGAAPYSAGLRVDRNLTLDGLGQLIGFVSRIESRGLAELRGVSPDRAHQVPAGAVVAQAAMQALELPSVKICPWALREGVILRRLDSLGGA